The following proteins come from a genomic window of Sorghum bicolor cultivar BTx623 chromosome 3, Sorghum_bicolor_NCBIv3, whole genome shotgun sequence:
- the LOC8062167 gene encoding probable glutamate carboxypeptidase LAMP1, which yields MSRLDAASLLAPWPPLAKPHPRGRFLCLLSSMLAVLGASLAVLLFFALQPVPNVVPNYEALFLSLGSNDTAASHLRALTLHPHVAGTKANAITARYVLDALSALSFPAHITPYSVLLSYPVHRSLSLSAPGRGVVTSFSLKQETYPNDPYAAAAAETIPTFYAYAASGSVSAEAVYANYGREEDFAYLASRGVDVAGKVALARYGRIHCEDIAHNARAAGTAAAVVYTDPLEYGGAPGEGWFPDSRWLPPSGVQVGSLFRGVGDPTTPMWASSEGCERVSVEEAMNTDDMPLIPALPVSAQDAMEIHRAMGGAVAPADWQSRKGSPVYHLGPGPAVLNLTYLGNDTMATIENVFAIIEGTEEPDRYVILGNHRDAWTFGASDPNSGTAAMIELAQRFSMLQKQGWRPRRTIIFCSWDAEEYGLTGSTEWVEENQEMLYSRAVAYLNVDVSVVGPGFLPSTTPQLDELLQQVTKVVQDPDNSSQTVYDSWIKLSFPPRVLRLGDGGSDYSAFVQHVGIPSMNIIFGEGPGYPVYHSLYDDYVWMAKFGDPGFRRHVAAASIWGMMALRLANEEILPFNYMSYAIELEEYTKTVENEVKGTTVTCSPLYNSIRTLRAAATKVNNEQKELQKQLLSKQLNKDSLRIRQLNDRLMQTERAFTSREGIFKLEWFKHLVYGPSDQNDWDTAVYPGIANAIASARSSNTSESWKFVQHEVYRVARAVTQASAILSGRLT from the exons CGGCCTCGCTCCTCGCCCCCTGGCCGCCGCTGGCAAAGCCCCACCCGCGCGGCCGCTTCCTCTGCCTCCTCTCCTCCATGCTCGCCGTCCTCGGCGCCTCCCTCGCGGTGCTCCTCTTCTTCGCGCTCCAGCCCGTGCCCAACGTGGTCCCTAACTACGAGGCGCTCTTCCTCTCCCTCGGATCCAACGACACCGCCGCCTCGCACCTCCGAGCGCTCACTCTCCACCCGCACGTCGCGGGGACCAAGGCCAACGCCATCACCGCCCGCTACGTGCTCGACGCGCTCTCCGCGCTCTCCTTCCCCGCCCACATCACGCCTTACTCCGTCCTCCTCTCCTACCCCGTCCACCGCTCCCTCTCCCTTTCGGCGCCAGGCCGCGGCGTCGTCACCTCCTTCTCCCTGAAGCAGGAGACCTACCCCAACGACCCCTACGCAGCCGCCGCGGCGGAGACCATCCCGACGTTCTACGCGTACGCGGCCTCCGGTTCGGTCTCCGCGGAGGCCGTGTACGCCAACTACGGCCGCGAGGAGGACTTCGCCTACCTCGCCTCCCGCGGCGTGGACGTCGCGGGCAAGGTCGCGCTCGCGCGGTACGGGAGGATCCACTGCGAGGACATCGCGCACAACGCGCGCGCCGCCGGCACCGCGGCCGCGGTGGTGTACACTGATCCGCTGGAGTACGGCGGCGCACCCGGTGAGGGGTGGTTCCCCGACTCGCGCTGGCTGCCGCCCAGCGGCGTGCAGGTGGGGAGCCTGTTCCGGGGCGTGGGCGACCCGACGACGCCGATGTGGGCATCGTCCGAGGGCTGCGAGCGCGTCAGCGTGGAGGAGGCCATGAACACCGATGACATGCCGCTCATCCCGGCGCTGCCGGTGTCGGCTCAGGACGCGATGGAGATACACAGAGCCATGGGCGGGGCCGTGGCGCCGGCGGACTGGCAGAGCCGAAAAGGCAGCCCCGTGTACCATCTCGGCCCCGGGCCGGCAGTTTTGAACCTAACGTATCTG GGGAACGATACGATGGCAACGATTGAGAATGTCTTTGCCATTATCGAAGGCACCGAAGAGCCCGATAG ATATGTCATTCTTGGTAACCATCGTGATGCTTGGACGTTTGGTGCATCCGATCCCAACAGTGGAACAGCAGCTATGATTGAG TTAGCTCAAAGGTTTTCAATGCTGCAAAAGCAAGGATGGAGACCTCGAAGAACCATTATCTTCTGTAGTTGGGATGCGGAAGAATATGGACTG ACAGGTTCTACTGAATGGGTTGAAGAAAACCAGGAGATGTTATATTCTAGAGCTGTTGCTTATCTGAATGTTGATGTTTCAGTCGTTGGTCCAGGATTCCTGCCTTCTACAACTCCCCAACTTGACGAGTTACTTCAGCAAGTAACTAAAGTG GTTCAAGATCCTGATAATTCATCTCAGACCGTGTATGATTCATGGATTAAATTGAGCTTTCCTCCTCGG GTTCTAAGACTAGGTGATGGAGGATCAGACTATTCAGCATTCGTCCAACATGTTGGTATTCCTTCGATGAATATAATTTTTGGAGAAG GACCAGGATATCCGGTTTACCACTCCTTATATGATGACTACGTATGGATGGCAAAATTCGGAGATCCTGGGTTCCGTAGGCATGTGGCAG CTGCTAGCATATGGGGAATGATGGCTTTGAGGTTGGCAAATGAAGAGATCCTACCCTTCAACTACATGTCCTATGCAATTGAGCTTGAG GAATACACAAAGACGGTAGAGAATGAAGTGAAGGGAACAACTGTCACTTGTTCCCCACTGTACAACTCAATCAGGACTCTCAGAGCGGCAGCTACCAAAGTGAATAATGAACAAAAG GAACTTCAAAAGCAACTCTTGAGCAAGCAGCTGAACAAGGATTCACTGAGAATCCGACAGCTTAATGACCGGCTTATGCAGACCGAGAGAGCATTCACTAGCAGGGAAGGCATCTTCAAGCTAGAATGGTTTAAGCATCTG GTGTATGGACCTTCAGATCAGAATGACTGGGATACTGCAGTCTATCCCGGTATAGCCAATGCAATAGCCAGCGCTCGGAGCAGCAATACCTCGGAATCTTGGAAGTTTGTACAGCATGAGGTCTACAGAGTGGCCAGGGCCGTGACACAAGCATCTGCTATACTGAGTGGTCGTCTGACATGA